TTTTTTAGGAGATAAACAAAAAGTGCTGGGCTGTATGAAAGTTCCTCTTCTCACATGAAAACCACCTGCCTACTTACTTACCTATCTACCTACTAGCGACCTGTCACTCTCCCAATGCATGGCTCGTAGGATTTACCGCACACACCGTCATGTATTCAGGAACATAGGCGAGCGGCTCAACAAGGTTTGTAAatatgtatttgttttcatgttcCAGGCTACTTGGGTTTCTCCTGGTAGTCACACGGCAGCAGAGTAGTGGCAGAGAGTGCagtgagcttaatttggtgtcGCGTACAATACGGTGTGCTGTAAATAGTTATATAGGAAGTAGACGTACAAACAACGCctcattcacactcacaaagGTTGGTTATCTCGCCGTGGCTGAGGAACATGACGTCAATATCATCAATTTGGATAATACAACTAGGTTGTATTAAGTGCtatactgaaaagaaaaagtcatcaGAATAATGCAGATAATGACCAAAAATAATCTTATAAGCAGAAAGTCGTGATGTGACTGAGTAAAAGGATGTAATATTATGAGGGAAAAAGTATGGTTGATTGTTGAAAAGTATCACTGTACCGCATTGTGCAAGATAAACGAacaataatacaataaaaagGCCACATGTCATGTTCAATGGTTAGTCCATGTTTTTGTGGACAGCAGACGttaggcatttttttttcttttttcttcttcaaaattTTGTTGCAACATCATGACTTTTTTGAGAATACGATTGTTTGGGGAAGTTAAAATCTTCCTCGCAATATTTCAAggaatttgttttgattttctaaTTCCAGTATGATTGTAGTTTCTTTTATCCTTGTAAGATTGCAGGATTTTTTATGTATAAcaatccaaatttatcctcctaaaaaatatttgtgtagGATGAACTGTGAATACTAGAATATTCTCGCAAGATTATGACAATTTTACAAGGCCTTTAGTGTTATTGTTGCAACTTGATTAAAATATTGTTACTTTTCTTTGTAATATTATATGTTCTCATATATAATTTTCCCATAATATTGTGATTTTTCGTTCTGGGATTAATTGATTTTTTACaacttccttcttttctcctaaaATTAGGTGTTTTGCCGCCAAAATTTAAAACCTTTTTCCTGTATTTAGTACTTTTTTTCTGATTAAAAAAGGATAAGAAGAATATTTTTCTTATAATATGCTTTCTTAAATAAGTAGGACCTTTTTCCTTTAATATTACGGCTAATTTTGAAACTAATTCGTGATTGTATGGaagttcacacacacaaaaaaaacttttccctGATGACATTAcaacttttttccttttataaCATCACACTTGTATTCTGGTTGAAGAGTTATTTTCTCTTAGGTGATGCCCTAAAACTTGATTGTAGGACAATACCATGGTATGTAACaatcatttatttgtttgtcagCCAGCCCAGAAGCCCACTGAAAAGCCATATCTTCACTCCAATGACTGTTCTGGCGTGTCGTAAAGACATCTTGTTTCTTTCTATTCTGAATGAAAGTGGATAAACTTTTAGGTACAAAgttggacaaaaaaaacttCATGACCGTCGCATGCGTGCTCACATTTTATTTCTTGCTTTTGGTGTGGCGGCAGGGTGGGCATCAGTCGTATAATCTCCAATATGCAGAGTATTTAACAGCTTTTATACAGGAGGGTGCCATGTAGTAGTATTCTCACAATTCAGCGCACTAGTAGACAAAATGGTATTGTCCGAATTTTGGCAGGGCTCGGCTATTATCTCCATCCATCCCAATGCTGTCATTTCGCTGGTGTATATAACCATAGAGGCTCCCAAGTAGTGctgtgtccattttttttttgtctgttatcCAATTACGGAGTGTGTCATGGATTCAAAAGAGACAACAACCTGAAATAAACAACACATTCTTGTATGTTATCTGCAATAATTGGACGGTTCAATATTTTTCGCCATTATTTTAGGACACAATGAGGGTTAAGGCAATGAGCCAtagcatggctacgttgctaaTGGGTTGAGGTGTTTGTGTAGACTACGTACATTAGAGGAACACAGTGCAGTATGTGACTGAGCAACATATCTTTTACCTTTCAAAACTTGTACAACTCAAGGGAGGAAAATAATAGAATCTGCTTTGTCATGAATTTGGTCTTACGAATAAAATATATGCTTGATGTCTGAAACCGTTTATCATGTCTTCAGTGTTACAGTACGGACATAGCGTAATATTTTATTCTCGCAATGTGCAATGACTTTATGCTCTTAAATAATTCTTTGTTCAtaatctttacttttttctctcttaaAATTACATGTGTGTTGTATTGTTTTACAACTTCCGGCTTTGTTTTTTGGAGACAGACAACTGGAGGTCACAATCTGATATTTAGCCTAATAGCATTATTGCCCAAGTCCTTTcacaacctttaaaaaaaaacaatagaacCTCTCCCCATAAATATACAGTTTATCGAGACCTGAATGACTGAGAATCCAGACACATTTTTAAGAAGCATATTGCTATTGTTTTATTACTCTTTTGGCAGAATGATAAACAATAACACAGACCATTGATTCTCAAATTTCCTACATCATCATTGGGATAGGAAAAACAATGATTTAATGTGAAGTTACATACcaaattgtccattttttttaaaaaaacaaataaatcgtAAAAGGTTGAATACAACTGTATTTTAGTTAAAGGTTAAATACAGATAAAGTGTACTTAATGACACTGTATTGATTAAAACAAAGATTTCAGTCACTAATATGGATGTTTAGACATAACCCATTGATTCTTTATCACACCACTAGAGAGAGCCTTCATATACCACTAGTGTTATGCCACTTATGCCAAACTTCACGGAATCACGAGAGCTATTATGCTGCCGATATATCAACTGTGCAATTTTAGTGTCAAGAGAAgcaccacagaaaaaaaaaaaaaaaaagtactcctCTGTGAATATTTGCAGTATTTTTGTCAGCATTGACAACAATGAGGTTTCGGGCTGCATTGTGGACTGCAGCAAGGCTGCAGTTGCGGGTCGCTTCCTTTCCCAATCTGACTCTCTCCGAACACCATGGAGGCTTCAAACTGTTTTTTGACTTTCTTAATTCTCTCCAGCAGCGCCGGTATGTCAGTCTCACCGCTTGGCCCCAGCGGGTAGTGCTCTGAGGGGTCGGCCTCCAAATCAAAGAGCAGCGGCGGGTCGTGAGCGGTAAGGGTGGCGAACACTGAACATTCTTTGTCAGGGGTCGTGCTGCTTAGGGTGGAACCTGGTGGATGGGATCAACAGTGACGAATTTGAGTAGACGAAAGGCAGGGCTGGCACCCTAGACTAAAGGATATCATCGGCGAAAATGTACAATAGCGCCAATTATATAAGGATTATAATGAttctaaataaaatatattcaaGTCAAGTGCAAAATTACTtctggcaaggaaaaaatgtggAAATCCAACCAGTATGTAAAATACTGATGTCACCGCCAAGTCAAAGTAAATACTACATTCTGTGCGTTTGGTGATATTTGAAGGCTGACTGTAGTCTGATTACTTTACTTACTTAATACTCGACTGGAAAAAGTAACATGTTAGTCATTACTGGAAGacgtgcacattttggataatgTGTTATTTAGTGTCTTAGAAAACTGTCTGTGGCAATTATTCTTTACTTTTAGTTTTTGTAAGAATTTTGAAACGAGGTTGGCATGGAACACAatgtaaatatatgtatataaagttGTGGGGGTAAGGTTTGTAGCACTTATAAACATATTAAAGCTCACCTCGTGTGTAGAAGTGCGCCTTGTACTTCCCAAGTCGGAGAGCGAAGAGCCCGAAATTTTCACTGGGATCAGTAGGGTAGAACATCATTGCCTCCCTCTTACTCTGTAAAAACATTTACACGAAGACATAACTTTCAAAGTATTCCGAAATGCTCGTTCAACTGTGAGAAAAGGCCTAATCCACTTATGATAGCTGTTTTCGGTGAAACGTGAGGAAACGATTAAGAGATGTTAgtataaaaaagatcaaaataCAAACATATAATAATGtaatgaaatataaataaatatacatataaataaatataaacaattattctcttttattttttttaacgtttTCTCCTTTCTTGATAAAATACAACTTCTTGTCAGATTACCATTATTTTTCTCTTGCCGTAGTTTTAAGTGTTTTACCGTTCCGTGATTGATGAGGACTTCAGTCATATCGACACCATCCAGCTCAACTGGTGGTGTTTTAGCTCCTGCTAGCCTAGCGATGGTGGGCAGGATATCCAGAGTGCTTGCCAGCTCATGTGTCACACCTGAACACACAAACCAACACACAGGAGAACTAAGCAAAATATGGTACAGAAGAGTGAATTGTATTGAAATAATATAGCAGACCTGGTGTAATTGTGCCAGGCCAGAAGGCGATGGCGGGCTCCCTCATTCCACCCTCATACGTGGTGCCTTTGCCGCATCTCAGAGCTCCGGCGTTACCACCTCGGGACATGCGTATCAGCGAAGGCCTGatacaaaaacaacattgaAGGAGTAGTAGAAAACCATAACAGTATTGTTGAAGacttcaactgttttttttcccctagaaGCAACTCGTGGCAATTTTACAGGAACAAAATCAGATAGCAATGTTATGAGAAAAGCCACTTTTTCTTTGGAGAACAACAGATGTAATCTTACAAGAAatacatttgtattttattgagAAAACAAGTTTGCATTCTGATGAAAACATATTCTACGTTTTTATAAAAGCTGTAAAATTTAAATGGACATGTTGACTGTATCTAGGACCGTATTTAAAATGGCATCTTATTACTACCCATTGTCTGACGTGAAGAAAACCAGCGTATTGTGAATCACTCCGTTCTCCTCCAAGCTGGCTAGCACCTTTCCGACAGTGTTGTCAAACTCCAACAGAGAGTCTCCGAATGGGCCTCTTGACGTCTTCCCGGCAGCCTCCTGGCCCGCATACTGGGGATAATGGGTGTGCTGGCGGGGCATACcgaaaaacaaaagtcaaacattgtaaaaaaaaaaaaaaaagctacagtATGTCATTGGCCTGCCTACGTGGGACGGATAGTAGAGGAAGAAGGGTTGCTTTTTCTTGGCCGAGGTGGTGATGAAGCTGGTGGCAAAGTCGCTGTATGCTCGTTCCAGATTCAGGAAGTTCACTGGCTGTTCCTTGATGACTTCATTGTGCATCAGGGGGACTAGAACAGTGTCGATGTCGCACTGCCCGAAGCACTTGATGTCTGGAGGGAAGCAGGTCAGGTTGTGACACGGGCCCTAAGGGGGGGAAAGTAACAAGGACAATAAGTCACTCTATTTttagaatatttttttcttcaataatATAAATGACTGTTTAACTAATTAATAAATTGCATGATAAACCACAGTGTTTATATTTGAGCCAATGAGTAATTGCAAGACTGACCATGTCATGTGAGTACGGTATGCCTAGGTACTCGTCGAAGCCCTGCTTGGTGGGAAGGAAAGTTCCGTTCTGCCCAAATCCCAGGTGCCACTTCCCTACAGCAGCCGTGGCGTAGCCCAGAGGCTTCAGCACCTCGGCAATGGTGGTTTCATTGTGTGGCAGGCCGCCGATAGAAGCAGGATACAGAACCCCAGGGTAAATACCAGAGCGGGTCTGATACCGTCCTGTCAGCAGTGACGCCCTGGACACACAATGGTATATAACAAGACAGTCAGATTACATTTACATACTCTtatatcaataagaaaataaataagcatTACAAAGTGGTGTGTAAAATATGTACAGTGCACATTAGTACAGTGcataaaagtctacacaccactGTTTTGGTGATACAAACAAAAGACataaattatttcttttttgtacaaCTCAATTGAACAAATATGATGGGGAGGTGAAATAAGGACGTGAGAGAtctggttgcacaagtgtgcacaccctgggGATGTGGCTGAGTTCAGAATGAACCAATCTCATTCACGCTCATGTTAAATGGGAGTTTTTACAGCCCCAAattattcaataataataatcacgaTGTAATAAAGTtaataatgaatgaaaatatATTGACTAGACACCCCATTATGTAGACGAGGAGGAAGAACAAAAACCCGTTAAGTATAAGTAAAAATGTATCTCATTTAGTGATGTATCACATTGACCTGGACGGGCTGCAGACGGGGCTGGTGCAGTAAAAGTCCGTAAAGCGGAGTCCACCGGCAGCAAGGCGGTCCAGATTCGGTGTAAGCGAGCTGGGGTGCCCGTAACACCCCAAATCTCCAAAACCCAAATCATCAGCGAAGATCACGACAAAATTGGGAGGCGAGGTACCCTGTGCACAAATGCATAACAAGGCCACAAATCCCAGGCGGGGCAATTCCATTCTGACGATTGTCACATTGCACAAAAATTCGAAAAATCAAAGCAAACTCCAAAAAGAAGAGGAACCACAACAAATGGTCACTTTGCAAACGAAAGTGTCGCTCGTATGTGACGTCACGATCGTGCGGAAATGTAGTCCAACCGTGCTCGGACTACAAAATCAGCTCTAAACAGATTTACCGTGTAAACAAGCCAATGTTTGATTATGCATAGAATCATACTTTATTACTCAATCGtgtatcagcatttaaattgatTAAATGAAATAGTAATGTGTATTTTTAGTGATAAATAAAATAGCCATATACTGCCACACAACCCTCTATTTCCAAGGCGTAAACAGAAACCTGTTGCGAGCTACCCGGTAGATACGTCAAAACCTGCAAAACATTTTCTATGACAAAACCTCTAAAACATTTTCTATGACAAAACCTGTAAAACATTTTATATCATGCAGGAAATGAAAAGCTGCAGCACACTGCAAGTGCCTACCACGAcgacaataaaaaacaaaaacaattgttgGACGTATTAAGTCCGTCTTTAATCACTGGCAAACAATCCACAGATTCGGtaagttttatttcatttttttatatttttttgcatc
The window above is part of the Syngnathus typhle isolate RoL2023-S1 ecotype Sweden linkage group LG7, RoL_Styp_1.0, whole genome shotgun sequence genome. Proteins encoded here:
- the arsa gene encoding arylsulfatase A, whose amino-acid sequence is MELPRLGFVALLCICAQGTSPPNFVVIFADDLGFGDLGCYGHPSSLTPNLDRLAAGGLRFTDFYCTSPVCSPSRASLLTGRYQTRSGIYPGVLYPASIGGLPHNETTIAEVLKPLGYATAAVGKWHLGFGQNGTFLPTKQGFDEYLGIPYSHDMGPCHNLTCFPPDIKCFGQCDIDTVLVPLMHNEVIKEQPVNFLNLERAYSDFATSFITTSAKKKQPFFLYYPSHHTHYPQYAGQEAAGKTSRGPFGDSLLEFDNTVGKVLASLEENGVIHNTLVFFTSDNGPSLIRMSRGGNAGALRCGKGTTYEGGMREPAIAFWPGTITPGVTHELASTLDILPTIARLAGAKTPPVELDGVDMTEVLINHGTSKREAMMFYPTDPSENFGLFALRLGKYKAHFYTRGSTLSSTTPDKECSVFATLTAHDPPLLFDLEADPSEHYPLGPSGETDIPALLERIKKVKKQFEASMVFGESQIGKGSDPQLQPCCSPQCSPKPHCCQC